The Myroides phaeus DNA segment TACTTAGAAAGAAGATATCCATCTTTTGGTAACTTAGTACCTCGTGACGTTGCTTCACGTGCTGCTAAAGAAAGATGTGATGCTGGATATGGAGTAAACGCTACTGGTGAAGCTGTATATTTAGATTTCGCTTCTGCTATTGACCGTTACGGAAAAGAGCAAGCAAGATTGAAACACTTAGATGAAAACGACGCTAAACTTGTTTACAAATTAGGTAAAGACGTTGTTGAAAATAAATATGGTAACTTATTCCAAATGTACGAGAAGATCGTAGATGAGGATCCATATACAACTCCAATGATGATTTATCCTGCAGTTCACTATACAATGGGTGGTCTTTGGGTAGATTATGACTTAATGTCTACAATCGAAGGATGTTATATTTTAGGTGAAGCTAACTTCTCTGATCACGGAGCTAACCGTTTAGGTGCTTCTGCTTTAATGCAAGGATTAGCTGATGGTTATTTCGTTTTACCTTACACAATTGGTAACTACTTAGCAGACGATATCCGTACTGGTGAAATTCCAACTGACTTACCTGAATTCGAGGCAGCTGAGAAAAACGTACGTGGTATGATTGATCACCTTTTAACAAATAAAGGTTCTCATTCAGTTGACTACTTCCACAAAAAATTAGGTAAAATTATGTGGGATAAAGTAGGTATGGCTCGTAATGCTCAAGGATTAACTGAGGCGATGGCTGAAATTGCTAAGCTAAGAGAAGATTTCTACAAAGACGTAAAAGTTTCTGGTACTGCTGATAGCTTTAACCAAGAGCTTGAAAAAGCGTTAAGAGTAGCTGATTTCTTAGAGTTAGGTGAATTATTTGCGAAAGATGCTTTACACCGTGAAGAATCTTGTGGAGGTCACTTCCGTGAAGAGCACCAAACTCCTGATGGAGAAGCAAAACGTGATGACGAAAACTTCGCATACGTTGCTGCTTGGGAATACAAAGGGAACCCAAGTGATGCAGTGCTTCACAAAGAAGACTTGGTTTATGAAAACATTAAATTGGTAACTCGTAGTTATAAATAATATTGAGACAAAGATTTTTTAATCTTGTCTTATTGTAAAAATTCGATACAAATGAATCTTACACTAAAAATATGGCGTCAATCCAACGCTAAAGTACAAGGAAAAATGGTTGATTATAAAATCGACAACGTTTCTCCTGATATGTCTTTCTTAGAAATGCTTGATGTTTTAAACAACGAGTTAATCGAGAAAGGTGATGAGCCAGTAGCTTTTGACCACGACTGTCGTGAAGGTATTTGTGGTATGTGTTCATTATTTATTAATGGTGAAGCTCACGGACCTGATAGAGGTATTACAACTTGTCAGTTACACATGAGAAAGTTTAAAGATGGAGATACTATCTACATTGAGCCTTTTAGAGCTAAAGCTTTCCCTGTAATCAAGGATTTAGTTGTAGACCGTACTGCTTTTGATAAAATTCAACATGCAGGTGGTTTCGTTTCTGTTAATACATCTGGAAACACACAAGATGCTAACGCAATTCCTATTCCTAAACACGATGCAGACCGTGCTTTTGACGCTGCTACTTGTATTGGATGTGGTGCTTGTGTTGCTACATGTAAAAACTCTTCAGCGATGTTATTCGTTTCTGCTAAAGTTTCTCAATTCGCTTTATTACCGCAAGGTAAAGTTGAAGCAGCTGACCGTGTTATGAACATGGTTGAAGAAATGGATGCTTTAGGATTTGGTAACTGTACTAATACAGGAGCTTGTGAAATCGAATGTCCAAAAGGTATTTCTCTTGAGAATATCGCTCGTATGAACAGAGAGTATTTAAAAGCAAGTTTGAAGTAATTCAACTCAATTATAGAAAAGCCCGTGTATTTATTACACGGGCTTTTTTTATGGAGATAAGTCATCTGTATTGATCAAACTTTACAAAAATATTTGTAAACTTTTATTCAGATAGGCTTTTGAAAAGAAGAGCTACTTCAGCTTTCTTTTCTTATTTTTGAATTTATTAATCAAACGATAATGACAATGAAAGTAGCATTAATACAAGCGCCATTAGCGTGGGAAAATATAGAGGAGAATAAACAGTCATTCATACAGAAGTTAAATGCAATAACTGAAGGTACACATCTTGTTGTATTACCAGAGATGTTCACCTCAGGCTTTACAATGCATCCAGAGCGAGTTTCTATTGCAATGTCAGATAAGTTTATTGTAGAGTTAATATCGTTGTGTAAATCGCGTAATTTTGCTTTAACAGGTAGTATTGTTATTGAGGAAGACAAGAAGTATTACAACCGTATGTTTTTTATCTTTCCTACAGGGGAAGTCAAGACCTATGATAAGCGCCATTTGTTTTCTTTAGCTGGGGAAGAAAAGGTTTATACAGCAGGCCAAGAAAGATTGATTGTGGAGTATAAAGGGTGGAAAATATGTCCTCTTGTTTGTTATGATTTGCGCTTTCCTGCTTTTAGTAGAAATGTAGGAGAGGTATATGATTTGTTACTTTATGTTGCAAGTTGGCCAGACCAGCGTATCTACGCGTGGGATTCTTTGATTAAAGCGCGTGCGATAGAAAATATGTCTTACGTAGTTGGAGTTAATAGAAGTGGCTCTGATGAGAATAACAATGTGTATTCAGGTCACTCACAAGTTTTAGATACTTTAGGTAATTATCTTGTAGAACCATTAGTAGGAGAACAGGTAGTTTACATTGAATTAGATAAAGAAAAACAAGATAAGTTACGTCATCGTTTAGGATTTTTAAAAGATGCCGATGATTTTACCTTGTTGAGATAACAAAAAAATACTAAAAAGCCTCTTAGTAAATAGTTACTAAGAGGCTTTTTTATTGATGATAAATCTTATGTTAGAAAGACTTATTATAAGGCGATTTGTTCATTAATATCCCAGTTAGCGCGAACATCTATTTGCTCTGGGAAGTAAACAGTTTCTTCAGGTTCTTTACGATCCCAGAAATAACCGGAATCCCATTTGCCATTTTTATTGTCGTCATAAGTTACACGAATGTAGTATTGACGAGGAGGCAATGCTGTAAATTCAAATGTATTCTTATCTTCACTGTATTGACTTGCAATTACTTTTTCTCTTTCATCAAGTAACTCTACAATAATAGGAAAGCGTTTTACTCCAGTAAATGTTAAGGCTAAATTCCCATAATCAGTCATTGCCAATGTTTTTACATTAAAATTAAGCGTATCGTTTTTAGTACCAAAGAAATCTGTTAATGCACCTGGCATTAGATTTACAGTGTAGGCGTTGTTTTCTTCTCTATCGAATTTCAAAGAAAGTTTTTGCTCAAGGGGTAATTGTTCTAATGAAAAAGGAACTGCTACTGTATCTTTATTAAAAATAGAGATTAATGCAGAGTTGATATCTTTTATAGGAGTAGTTGTCTCAATTGTAAAGTCAGAAATAAAATCTAACGTACCTGATTTACCTGAAACTTTAAGAGAATCTACTTCTTTCATTTTTACTCTTGGTTTCACAGTAAAAGTCTTTGTATAGTCGTCTTTTTTTGCTGTAATTAAAAGTGAGTCAGCTTCAATTTTAGGGAACCAAACTTGTAAACTATCTTTTTCTTTTAAATAAGAATATGCGTTTGGAATAACTTTCTCTCCTTTTTTAACTTCAATTGATACATTATCTGGGTTACCAATATAGGGTAAGTACCATTTGTTTTCAGAAATTTGTGAAGGTCTTGATGCTTCAAATTTCTCATCTGATTTAAAAAGAGTTAATTCAAACTCCTTGTCAGTTGGAATTTGAATAGAGTCTTTAATAAAAGCAATTTTATCTTGTTTTGGGTCAAACTTATAGTCGTTGTTTTTATCCTTTAAAGCAATTAAATAGTAAGTTCCTTCCTTAATATTTTCAATAGTAAACGTAGTTAAACTATCTAAAGTATTCGTTACATACAATGGTTTTTGTGTGTAAATGGTAGAATCTTTAAACGACTTTGCATCATAAAGCATCACATTAACGAAGTTATCAGCTTTAAATTTGTTAGCAGATTTAATAGTACCAGATACTTTTAAAGAATCGATATAATCTCCTGTAGAAAAAACGTATTTAAATTGTTTTAAAACGTTCCCCTCATTATTGTCTATGATAGCATCTCCAAAGTTGAAACTATAAGTTGTATTAGGAGCTAATGTATCTGTAAATTTAATAGTAACGGTTTTTTTTGCAAGACCCATTGGCTGGATATCAGGCATCTTTTCCAATGGAGGAGAGATAATTACGTTTTGATTTGCATTTTTAATCTTTACAAATTCATCAAAATCAATTTTGATCTCATTCTTATTAAAGTTTGTTGAAAAGTTTTTAGGGGTACTACCAACCATTACAGGTGGAATAGTGTCTTTATCACCTCCAGAAATAAACCCTCTTTTCGCACAGTTAGACAATGTAACTGCACAAATAATAGTAAAACAACATAAGAAGTATATGCGAAACTTAGACATAGTTATAATTTAAAGGACAAATTAACAACTATATTTTTTAGTTAGAAAATAACAGATATTAAAACTTTTAAATGGTTGATGCTAAACAGAGAATAGTAATCTTTGAATTGGGTATTTTTAGTAAAATTTTACTACAAGCTTCTAATGTACCTCCTGTTGTTAAGATGTCGTCAATTAACAAGAAGTGATTGGTTTCAAAGTTTTGCTGCTTAATGTCCAGAGCAAATTCTTCTGTATTATTTTTAAGTCGTTGAAATCTGTTTTTTTTAGTTTGTGAAGTGGTTTTAATCTGTTTGATTAACAGTTTATCGTTTATTGGTATATCAAAATGTTTAGATAAAGCTTCTGCAAAACCCGTAACTTGATTATAACCTCTTTTTTTTAGCTTCTTTTTGTGTAAAGGAACAGGGATTATTTCTGTTATAGTAGACAACATAGACAAGTTAGTTAGTTGATAACAATAGAGTTTTCCTAAGAAATCACTTATTTCAGAGTGATTGTTATATTTTAAATTGTGTAATAATCTCTGAACAATACCTCCTTTTGAATAATAAAGCATACACGATCCAAATTCGAGGGGTACTCTTCCGTAAAACTTCATCATCGTTGTGTTTTCATCGCTTGTATGTTCCATTGTGAAAGGCAAATTATCTCGGCAGGAAAAACAAATTACTTCTTCATTTTTGAGCAAGTGCTGTTTACAAGCTAAACAACACTTGGGAAATAGAAGGTTTACGAGATTATTTAGCATAGTTAACGAGTTGAAAATGTAATGCTTAATAAAATTAGAAAAAAATCAGCTGTTATAATACTCAATATCAAATATCTTTGTTGGATAATGAAATATTAGATATGAATTTAGAAGCAGTAAAGAAAGAAGTTATGCAATTGATGGTATTGATTGCTCAAAATAAAAAAGAAGAAGCTAAAGAGTTAGCAGAGTCTGTATTAGAAATGATAAACGAAGGGTTAGACTTTGCAGCTACAGATGAAGATTTAGTACAATGGGGTAAGTTAGAGAAAATTGTAAATGAATTAAAAGGGAAAATTGCTTAATGGAACAAGTAGAAAAATGCTATTGTGGTAGTGGTCTTACTTTTGAGTTATGCTGTGAGCCATTTTTAAACAATAAAGTAATACCTGATTCAGCTGAAAAATTAATGCGTTCACGTTATTCGGCTTATGTTGTTGCAAATGCAAGATATATTATTGATACCACTCACCCGAAAACAAGGCATTTTCACAGTAGAAAAGCAATTCTACAGTGGTCAAAGGAGAATACGTGGGAAAAATTAGAAATTATATTAAGTGAGGTAAATCGAGTGGTTTTTAAAGCTTACTTTAAAGATAGTGGTGAAATAAGACAAATTCATTATGAAAATTCTCTTTTTGAGAAACTTGGAGAGAAATGGTACTATGTATCAGGTACTTTTGAGGAGTAAAACCACTAAAATAAAGAAACATTTAATGAAAATTACTTTGTAACTTAGTGAAAATATAAAATTATAGCATATGAAATCTACCAGAATTGAAAGCGATTTATTAGGAGAATTACAAGTGCCTTTAGAAGCATATTACGGTGTACAAACACAACGTGCGATTAATAATTTTAAGATTTCTACCAGTAAGTTATCAGACTATCCTGAGTTTGTAAAGGGATTAGCTATCGTTAAATGGGCAGCAGCAAAAACAAACTTCGAATTAGATGTACTTGATGAGAAGATATATAAAGTAATAGCAGATGCGTGTCAAGAGATTCTGGATGGTAAACTACACCAAGAGTTTCCTGTTGATATGATTCAAGGGGGAGCAGGTACTTCGGTAAATATGAATGCCAATGAAGTAATTGCAAACCGTGCTTTAGAGTTGTTAGGTTTCCAAAAAGGAGATTATCAAAATTGTTCACCTAACGATCACGTGAATTTATCACAATCTACAAATGACGCTTATCCTACTTCTTTAAAGGTAGCGGTATTTGAAATGAATAAAAAAGTAGTTGAACGCTTAGAAAAATTAGTACAAGGTTTCGAAGCGAAAGCAAAAGAGTTTGAAAACATTATTAAAATGGGAAGAACTCAACTTCAAGATGCTGTTCCTATGACATTAGGACAAGAGTTTGGAGGGTTTGCTTATACTCTTAAAAAAGAGGTTGCTGCATTGAATCAAGCAAGCCAATCGTTTTTAGAGATTAATATGGGAGCTACAGCTATTGGTACAGGATTAAATGCAGTACCAGGGTATGCAGACCTATGTGCTAAGAATTTAGGACTTTTAATGAAACAGCCTGTTACATCTGCTGAGAATTTAGTAGAGGCAACTTCTGATACAAGTGGTTTTGTAGCATATTCAGGTGTGTTGAAAAAAGTAGCTATTAAGCTTTCTAAAATATGTAACGATTTACGTTTATTATCTTCAGGACCACGTACTGGATTAAACGAAATACAGTTACCTCCAATGCAACCAGGTTCGTCTATTATGCCAGGTAAAGTAAATCCGGTTATTCCAGAAGTTGTAAACCAGGTTTGTTTTAAAGTAATTGGTAATGATATGACAATCACAATGGCATCTGAAGCAGCACAGTTACAATTAAATGTAATGGAGCCTGTATTAGCTCATACCGTGATGGAGTCAATGATGTGGTTAGAAAACGCAATGGAAACATTAGTTGAGAAATGTGTAGTAGGTATCAAAGCTAACGTAGAACACAACAAAGATCTTGTATTAGGAAGTATTGGTATTGTTACAGCATTAAACCCTTATATTGGTTATAAAGCAAGTACAAAAATTGCCAAAGAAGCTTTGGAAACAGGAAGAGGAGTTTATGAATTGATTTTAGAACACGATTTATTGAGTAAAGAACGCTTAGATGAAATTTTGGATCCTAAGCATATGTTAGCTCCACATAAAAAATAAACATAAAGTATTACTATATTTAAGCCTCCTTTTTGGGGGCTTTTTTATTTAATATGATATGTAACTTTTTTAAAATATATTGTCTAAATAAAAATGGTAAGTTTCTTGTAGTAAGTATAGAAAATCAAGAATTATGAAAGCAGTTGTAATTGGAGCCACTGGGGCAACAGGTAAAGTGTTAGTTAGACAGCTTTTAGCTGATGACGACTATAGTTTTGTAGAGATTTTTGTTAGAAATGATTGGGATATACAACATCCTAAATTAATTTGTCACGTTGTTGATTTTGAGAAGATAGAGCAGTGGAAACACCTTATTGAAGGAGATGTTGCTTTTAGTTGTTTAGGAACAACCTTAAAAGATGCTGGAAGTAGAGAGAAACAGTGGCATATTGAATACGATTACGTGATTCAATTCGCGCAGTATTGCAGAGCGCAAGGTATTCGTTCATTCGTTGTCCTTTCTTCTAAAGGGGCTTCTGAAAGAAGTAAAATCTTTTATTTAAAGTTAAAAGGAATGATAGAACACGCGATTCTTTCTCTACACTTTGAAAATACAATTATTGTGCGTCCGAGTACATTGTTACGACCGAATTCTACTCGTAAAGGAGAGAAGTTTAGTATAAAGCTAATACGTTTTTTAAATCGTTTGGGACTTTATAAAAGCTTTAGACCGGTTTCTGTATTTGATGTTGCTAAATGTATGCGAAAAGAGAGTAAACAACTTACTTATCGCGTTTCTGTAATTGAAAATACTGATATCTAAAAAGGCCTACTGAAACAGTAAGCCTTTTAAAGAAACTAAATATAAGGTGTGAAGGATTATTTTGCTTTAGTAAATTCTAAGTTTACAGCGATTTTTACATCTTTTGCAATCGCTTGTCCTGATGGATCGTAAGCAACGTCAAAGTCAAAGCGATTTACAGAAGTAGTAGCTTGGAACCCTAACTTTTGGTTTCCTTGTCCATCATCTTGTAATAACCCTCCGTAAGTCAAATCGAATGTTACTGGTTTAGTTATGTTACGAATAGTTAAGTTACCTTCTAATTTGTATTTATCTTTTCCAGTTTTTTTGATTGATTTACTTTCAAAAGTCATCGTAGGGAATTTCTCTGCATTGAAGAAATCATTTGTTTTTAAGTGATTGTCACGCATTTCCACAGACGTGTTTACACTGTTCATATCTACTGTAAAGTTGAATACTCCTTTCGTTAAATCTTCTGGAGTACCAACGAAAGTACCTTCATATTTGTCAAAACGACCATCTACAAAAGAGATTCCTAAGTGTTTTACTGAGAAGTTAACAAAAGAGTGCATATTATCAACATTCCATTTTGTTTGTGCGAAAGTAGCTACAGAAAATAAAGTGGCTACAAATAATAAAGCTATTTTTTTCATGATATATATTTTGTTTGTTATCTGATTACAAATGTACTATCAGATATAGGTACAATCACTTAACCTACATTAAGAACGTATATAAACAAAAAAAAGCTGCTCAATTAACTTGAACAGCTTTTTCTATAAATACATCAATAAATATTGATTACATCATTTTTTTTAACCAGTTTTTGATAGACACCTCTTCGTTGATGATGTTTTTAAGATCGGCAATTGCTACACGGTCTTGTTTCATCGTATCTCTGTGGCGAATAGTAACTGTTTTATCTTCTAATGTTTGGTGATCCACTGTAATACAGAATGGAGTACCTAATGCATCAGCACGACGGTAACGACG contains these protein-coding regions:
- a CDS encoding fumarate reductase/succinate dehydrogenase flavoprotein subunit → MKLDSKIPNGPLDKKWSDYKNHIKLVNPANKRNIDVIVVGTGLAGGSAAATLAELGYNVKAFCYQDSPRRAHSIAAQGGINASKNYQGDGDSVYRLFYDTVKGGDYRAREANVYRLAEVSENIIDQCVAQGVPFAREYGGLLDNRSFGGVQVSRTFYAKGQTGQQLLLGAYSAMNRQIGRGKIHMYNRHEMLDIVLVDGKARGIIARNLINGEIERHSAHAVVIATGGYGNVFFLSTNAMGSNVTAAWKAHKRGAYFANPCFTQIHPTCIPVTGDHQSKLTLMSESLRNDGRIWVPKKMEDAVAIREGKLKPTQIAEEDRDYYLERRYPSFGNLVPRDVASRAAKERCDAGYGVNATGEAVYLDFASAIDRYGKEQARLKHLDENDAKLVYKLGKDVVENKYGNLFQMYEKIVDEDPYTTPMMIYPAVHYTMGGLWVDYDLMSTIEGCYILGEANFSDHGANRLGASALMQGLADGYFVLPYTIGNYLADDIRTGEIPTDLPEFEAAEKNVRGMIDHLLTNKGSHSVDYFHKKLGKIMWDKVGMARNAQGLTEAMAEIAKLREDFYKDVKVSGTADSFNQELEKALRVADFLELGELFAKDALHREESCGGHFREEHQTPDGEAKRDDENFAYVAAWEYKGNPSDAVLHKEDLVYENIKLVTRSYK
- a CDS encoding succinate dehydrogenase/fumarate reductase iron-sulfur subunit; amino-acid sequence: MNLTLKIWRQSNAKVQGKMVDYKIDNVSPDMSFLEMLDVLNNELIEKGDEPVAFDHDCREGICGMCSLFINGEAHGPDRGITTCQLHMRKFKDGDTIYIEPFRAKAFPVIKDLVVDRTAFDKIQHAGGFVSVNTSGNTQDANAIPIPKHDADRAFDAATCIGCGACVATCKNSSAMLFVSAKVSQFALLPQGKVEAADRVMNMVEEMDALGFGNCTNTGACEIECPKGISLENIARMNREYLKASLK
- a CDS encoding nitrilase family protein, producing MKVALIQAPLAWENIEENKQSFIQKLNAITEGTHLVVLPEMFTSGFTMHPERVSIAMSDKFIVELISLCKSRNFALTGSIVIEEDKKYYNRMFFIFPTGEVKTYDKRHLFSLAGEEKVYTAGQERLIVEYKGWKICPLVCYDLRFPAFSRNVGEVYDLLLYVASWPDQRIYAWDSLIKARAIENMSYVVGVNRSGSDENNNVYSGHSQVLDTLGNYLVEPLVGEQVVYIELDKEKQDKLRHRLGFLKDADDFTLLR
- a CDS encoding Ig-like domain-containing protein translates to MSKFRIYFLCCFTIICAVTLSNCAKRGFISGGDKDTIPPVMVGSTPKNFSTNFNKNEIKIDFDEFVKIKNANQNVIISPPLEKMPDIQPMGLAKKTVTIKFTDTLAPNTTYSFNFGDAIIDNNEGNVLKQFKYVFSTGDYIDSLKVSGTIKSANKFKADNFVNVMLYDAKSFKDSTIYTQKPLYVTNTLDSLTTFTIENIKEGTYYLIALKDKNNDYKFDPKQDKIAFIKDSIQIPTDKEFELTLFKSDEKFEASRPSQISENKWYLPYIGNPDNVSIEVKKGEKVIPNAYSYLKEKDSLQVWFPKIEADSLLITAKKDDYTKTFTVKPRVKMKEVDSLKVSGKSGTLDFISDFTIETTTPIKDINSALISIFNKDTVAVPFSLEQLPLEQKLSLKFDREENNAYTVNLMPGALTDFFGTKNDTLNFNVKTLAMTDYGNLALTFTGVKRFPIIVELLDEREKVIASQYSEDKNTFEFTALPPRQYYIRVTYDDNKNGKWDSGYFWDRKEPEETVYFPEQIDVRANWDINEQIAL
- a CDS encoding ComF family protein, whose amino-acid sequence is MEHTSDENTTMMKFYGRVPLEFGSCMLYYSKGGIVQRLLHNLKYNNHSEISDFLGKLYCYQLTNLSMLSTITEIIPVPLHKKKLKKRGYNQVTGFAEALSKHFDIPINDKLLIKQIKTTSQTKKNRFQRLKNNTEEFALDIKQQNFETNHFLLIDDILTTGGTLEACSKILLKIPNSKITILCLASTI
- a CDS encoding YchJ family protein, whose amino-acid sequence is MEQVEKCYCGSGLTFELCCEPFLNNKVIPDSAEKLMRSRYSAYVVANARYIIDTTHPKTRHFHSRKAILQWSKENTWEKLEIILSEVNRVVFKAYFKDSGEIRQIHYENSLFEKLGEKWYYVSGTFEE
- the aspA gene encoding aspartate ammonia-lyase, whose amino-acid sequence is MKSTRIESDLLGELQVPLEAYYGVQTQRAINNFKISTSKLSDYPEFVKGLAIVKWAAAKTNFELDVLDEKIYKVIADACQEILDGKLHQEFPVDMIQGGAGTSVNMNANEVIANRALELLGFQKGDYQNCSPNDHVNLSQSTNDAYPTSLKVAVFEMNKKVVERLEKLVQGFEAKAKEFENIIKMGRTQLQDAVPMTLGQEFGGFAYTLKKEVAALNQASQSFLEINMGATAIGTGLNAVPGYADLCAKNLGLLMKQPVTSAENLVEATSDTSGFVAYSGVLKKVAIKLSKICNDLRLLSSGPRTGLNEIQLPPMQPGSSIMPGKVNPVIPEVVNQVCFKVIGNDMTITMASEAAQLQLNVMEPVLAHTVMESMMWLENAMETLVEKCVVGIKANVEHNKDLVLGSIGIVTALNPYIGYKASTKIAKEALETGRGVYELILEHDLLSKERLDEILDPKHMLAPHKK
- a CDS encoding NAD(P)H-binding protein produces the protein MKAVVIGATGATGKVLVRQLLADDDYSFVEIFVRNDWDIQHPKLICHVVDFEKIEQWKHLIEGDVAFSCLGTTLKDAGSREKQWHIEYDYVIQFAQYCRAQGIRSFVVLSSKGASERSKIFYLKLKGMIEHAILSLHFENTIIVRPSTLLRPNSTRKGEKFSIKLIRFLNRLGLYKSFRPVSVFDVAKCMRKESKQLTYRVSVIENTDI
- a CDS encoding YceI family protein: MKKIALLFVATLFSVATFAQTKWNVDNMHSFVNFSVKHLGISFVDGRFDKYEGTFVGTPEDLTKGVFNFTVDMNSVNTSVEMRDNHLKTNDFFNAEKFPTMTFESKSIKKTGKDKYKLEGNLTIRNITKPVTFDLTYGGLLQDDGQGNQKLGFQATTSVNRFDFDVAYDPSGQAIAKDVKIAVNLEFTKAK